The genomic DNA CCTCAATGAGACTTTACAATGTAAAGATGAATTGTATGTTTCAGAACTAAAAACAACGACGTCTACCGATGAACCGATTAATCGTCATAGAAGAATACTGATGCGGACGAGAACGACACCGATTATTGATCATTATGAGTACACAGAAGCTCCTACAGAAGGCGCCAAAGTAACACTGCCACTACTGCTAGCTCCCACGTTCCAAAACTACCATGAATGGAGTGATCTACAAAAAGCCTACTACACAAGACATAACCTCCCGAGGAAGCTgaaagttaaaaacaaaaatttgataGAAGAGGTTGTTTTACATTATTCTCATAAATCCACCACCAAAAGACCACGAACTTCTATCTCTTCATTAATTCACGAGCAAGAGATGTGACTCTCTTCCCTTCTTCATTTTGTACAAGcgtttaaaaatgtgtttctataattattttggtCTCTTCTTATTTCTACTCTTATCCTACGTCTTTTGGGGTTAACGTTGTATGCAATTTCCCATCTCTTCTAGTAGACCTTATCCTATCGCCAACTCCTTTTTCTTTCATACTATCACAACTCATAGGCTCACATGGCTCAGTCTCTATTagacttattattttttcattagtgtttattaatcagCCATTCCTTttcaatgattattttttatacaccaCGACGATAGCAGAAAACACACAGCTCAGCTAATAGTAAGTATGGTTGCtatggcctatgaacgcttgcggCATTTGGGACATTACTTGCGCCTTACCGACCGTTACAAAACCTATTTACTCTCTTCATGAAAATCCCTATATTGACATAAAATCTcacatacagggtgtaagcgaaacgctcccgaaaaacgccacaaattgtttatgtttttataattttaatcgtttttgtgtttgtattattcatgctatattaaaattcagcattcgattacaactattattacttaaaataaacattgaattcttatttttttaaataatacacgttttgtaccatcacctgtttgcgacgtttagGAGCGTTCCGCTGACTGTTTTTGGCCACCCGCTTCTCTAGTTCATTTTAACTtagtataattaaaactatattctagtattttcataaaattatttcgaAGTCTATTCGTGAGTTTGTTATTGTATCTCGtttatgcaataatttattaataccttATTATACTGATTGAACAAATCTAGCTTATGAAAGGAGATACATTTGCCTATATAATTATGCACTTGAAAGTATCGAAGTATCGAGTCTAATCGAGTGAATAGAACTATAATTAATTGACGGGATAAATGGTAGATATCTATCCCATACATTTTATCATCATATTATATCTTTGAGAGACCGAGCAGCATCAAtctctaataaacctgaacCAGTGGCAATTTTAATCTAACATGACAAAGTTCTTTTTTACACGCTAATATAATattctttgtaaataataaaaaagtaatgaatattttataatattcagaAGGAATGATGAATAAAATCAAcgcaaaaaatatattctgaaCTGATTCTTATGTCAGAATTAGTGGATTTCTTAAACGttactgaaataatttaatggACCCATTACAAAGAATACaagtgtcaaatatttttttactgaaattaaataacatagttcaacaaaaataacaacTGACTTTTATTGCCTTAACGTAAAGGTAGGTATGAAAACCAGTAACGCGTATGCGATGGAGCAGGGTTCAGAAGGGTAACGCGACATCAGGCACGGGAATTTGTTGGTTGTAGTTTGACCGGTCGTCTCAGCTCTACTCCACTTGTCTCAGCTccgtcattctgtctcctgcattaaattcatcgagggaagtggaaactatcgttttctttcctctcctctaataatatcttctgattaatttcttTGCGGTATCCAAGAGAGTCAGAGCGCCGGACTTCAATCTGAACTCCATTTCTGTGGAATCGCACCCTAATattcagttatgttatgagttctaTTCGTCAGTTATGTTATCCAATTCCAAACAtaatgctattactgagaatttttgatGATCGGAAAATACAGTATTGAATGTAAGTGAAAGAAAATCAAACGATTGCTGCTGCAGCAGTTAGGTATTATCATATACACTGAAATTAAGTAAAGGATTCGATATCAGAAAAAGTAGCAATAggtgtttgtatgttttaacagttataataaaagcaaatcagtcaattataatatgtaatagtaGAGAACAGGTTGGTTAGTCGACCATATAATCGGTTAAAACCAGGGTAGGTAGAAACGAAGTCACTACATAGACTAGACCTATGCAATAAAGAGCCTTTTGCAGTATCTCACTCATGTCTTTGTCCCATGGACAAGGTGTAGGAAACTACAGAACGCCACCTAGTACTTACTTTGTAAGTTAAAGAAAATACCAAAAATGGCCCGCGTTAAGGTTTTTTTCACGTGTTTATGGTACTTCTTTTTCCATCAACTCCAATACAATTAGCGTGTGTGTTCTTCTAGGGCAACTTTTTATATGGTTTTAGTTAAAACCTTTCATTAATTTGATATGTTTCACAATTCTACTTTCATCCAATCTCTCATTTTCATGTTCAAAAGATCTTAGCACGCCATATCGATTTTCGTCACTGCATCACCTTTTGTACCACGACATTCTCATATCAATCCCATAAACAAGTCCATTCAAACACTAGTTGAACGAATGAACAGAAAAGTCAATCTATGGTCAGTTTTGACAGAACTTTGAATGTCAGTGTCAAATTCATACATTGACGTTTCATTCGCTCGATTAGCATTTGTTTAAGCAAACTGGTCGTTTCTTATTCTAACAGCCAAAGTAACTTTACATTTACTtttcaaaaaacatatttaagcaCATTTTCTACTTCTAAATTCACCAcgtagatattaaaaaataatgttaaattgtgaaaatgtcAGTCATGAATGGAATATTGATATGTCCACGTCGTTAAATGTGTGCCCCTTTTTGACAGCGTACTgtaattaatactttttttgtaatgtACAGGATGTCCCGATCTGGGCACCAGATCTTTGGTACTTGGCACCAGACGGCCCTAACTGGGCACCAGGTGGTACGACTTCGGCACCAGATGATGATGCTAataaagatgatgatgatgatgacgatgacgatgaagaagaagaagaaactaCTTTTGATTACACGaaggaagaaaagaaaaaaatacatcagcTTCTTTATTCGATGGCAAAGAAAAAGttttctaatattaaaaaaatagacgcTCCTAGAAATGACCCGACGTTAGGGTTGTGTAAATTTTTGAGTCGTCTTTACGCTTCGAACTATGATAACTATAATAGAAAAGACCCCACCTATTAGTTGTGACGTCACATAGTGACAGATGCGACCAATCGCAGTGAATAGTTTCGTGAGTGACAGCTAAAATCAGACTGTGATCAAATTGTTAATTAGTGAGATTAGACATTTAAATTTAGAaactgtttttttcttttgtttttctcttaCTAAGTTTTTGTTGTTCGTTTTgatctttatttatataatttatgttttttattatgttaatctAATTCTTTAGAAAATgtgttgatattaaaaaaataaatgatatgtttgtctgttacaatttttcatatttttctgataCTTTTTACCACAACAATCCTTATGAATCCtgcaataattaaaaataaacaataaaaagaactaaaatatatttattttggttttcttccaaaatataatcaaatcaagAAAACATTCATTGAATtaacatataattatagtaagtattttttaggagtctaaataattttagtatgtacaattttactataaaaagttGAAATAACTTCCTTATTCTTTACACGCATTGTCTGCTTTCTATTGAGGCATTCTGtttcagcaaaatataaaatgaaaactatTAAAACCTGACATTCATGAATATTAAAGAATGCCAGATTATGCATAGTATAAAAAGTCAGATCAGAAAtcagaaatatttgaaaaattatggCAGGTAATGACAGTTAGCAAAACTCTCATATGAGACGGTTCTAAAGGgtcatttttttaagaattgaaagctttttctttgcaaataaaattgacaattttatccctttacttattttataagcGAGTCCATCATCTGGTGTTCACATTGGGACAtcctgtaaatattaaaatcacagTGTTGTGACTGACAATTGTGCAACATGTTACGGATTCCATCTCACAGCTAATAAGTTGTAATAGCtttttctaataaatctaaGGTAAAGTTTGGGCAGGGGCAgggaacgaaaacgaaacgagagcgcgttcggcgctctgattggccagcgcgaatgaaccaaccaatcagagcgtcgaacacgctctcgtttcgatctcgttcggTCGGTCTTACGGATACTGAATTTGGAAACTATCGTTCAGAAAtaagaacatatttttatttgcagaaTCCGTTCTTCACCTGGCACCAGAGTAAATGGCGTCCTTATTAAACTCTGGGAACGACTGTCCATCACACCATGACCCAGGATTTGTGACCTCTATAGTATCAAGAACTAGAAagctttttatatatttgatgaAATTGCcagtattgtaattataatgacAGGAGTTTCGACCAAGATAATGATGCTCACGTGTTTGACATTTATGGCTACGTCATCACCATTCGTGATTCTGATTGGCTCGCTTTGCAGCAGCCAGGATGGAAGATACGAAGTTATAAATTCTGATTGGCTAGCTTTGAACAAGCATGCAGTCAGGATGTATAATGCGACGTCATAATCGCTCCTTAGTTGTAgttataaagttgaatattgtaacaacaatgttttaatataatgttaatttcATTTAGATAAAAAAGTGTTGTGAGAAAGTTTTTTAATACTGTTTCCTGATCTATTGCCGTTCTGGTAGTGGGTTTGGTTATGATAATCCTTAAATTT from Spodoptera frugiperda isolate SF20-4 chromosome 26, AGI-APGP_CSIRO_Sfru_2.0, whole genome shotgun sequence includes the following:
- the LOC118264546 gene encoding uncharacterized protein LOC118264546 isoform X7 encodes the protein MRALLAISLLLVCFMDQSYATFAEFMNNLPAEIVQHGNETCSVAETTVTASHQTAFSSAWDSITDVIKKPVRIKRLGPGGKLKTTTSTDEPINRHRRILMRTRTTPIIDHYEYTEAPTEGAKVTLPLLLAPTFQNYHEWSDLQKAYYTRHNLPRKLKVKNKNLIEEDVPIWAPDLWYLAPDGPNWAPGGTTSAPDDDANKDDDDDDDDDEEEEETTFDYTKEEKKKIHQLLYSMAKKKFSNIKKIDAPRNDPTLGLCKFLSRLYASNYDNYNRKDPTY
- the LOC118264546 gene encoding uncharacterized protein LOC118264546 isoform X8, with product MRALLAISLLLVCFMDQSYATFAEFMNNLPAEIVTAFSSAWDSITDVIKKPVRIKRLGPGGKLKTTTSTDEPINRHRRILMRTRTTPIIDHYEYTEAPTEGAKVTLPLLLAPTFQNYHEWSDLQKAYYTRHNLPRKLKVKNKNLIEEDVPIWAPDLWYLAPDGPNWAPGGTTSAPDDDANKDDDDDDDDDEEEEETTFDYTKEEKKKIHQLLYSMAKKKFSNIKKIDAPRNDPTLGLCKFLSRLYASNYDNYNRKDPTY
- the LOC118264546 gene encoding uncharacterized protein LOC118264546 isoform X2 — translated: MFKYFFNRQRRIKYHCPLTRSIEWCLWVLHCEMRALLAISLLLVCFMDQSYATFAEFMNNLPAEIVQHGNETCSVAETTVTASHQTAFSSAWDSITDVIKKPVRIKRLGPGELKTTTSTDEPINRHRRILMRTRTTPIIDHYEYTEAPTEGAKVTLPLLLAPTFQNYHEWSDLQKAYYTRHNLPRKLKVKNKNLIEEDVPIWAPDLWYLAPDGPNWAPGGTTSAPDDDANKDDDDDDDDDEEEEETTFDYTKEEKKKIHQLLYSMAKKKFSNIKKIDAPRNDPTLGLCKFLSRLYASNYDNYNRKDPTY
- the LOC118264546 gene encoding uncharacterized protein LOC118264546 isoform X5 gives rise to the protein MFKYFFNRQRRIKYHCPLTRSIEWCLWVLHCEMRALLAISLLLVCFMDQSYATFAEFMNNLPAEIVTAFSSAWDSITDVIKKPVRIKRLGPGELKTTTSTDEPINRHRRILMRTRTTPIIDHYEYTEAPTEGAKVTLPLLLAPTFQNYHEWSDLQKAYYTRHNLPRKLKVKNKNLIEEDVPIWAPDLWYLAPDGPNWAPGGTTSAPDDDANKDDDDDDDDDEEEEETTFDYTKEEKKKIHQLLYSMAKKKFSNIKKIDAPRNDPTLGLCKFLSRLYASNYDNYNRKDPTY
- the LOC118264546 gene encoding uncharacterized protein LOC118264546 isoform X1 yields the protein MFKYFFNRQRRIKYHCPLTRSIEWCLWVLHCEMRALLAISLLLVCFMDQSYATFAEFMNNLPAEIVQHGNETCSVAETTVTASHQTAFSSAWDSITDVIKKPVRIKRLGPGGKLKTTTSTDEPINRHRRILMRTRTTPIIDHYEYTEAPTEGAKVTLPLLLAPTFQNYHEWSDLQKAYYTRHNLPRKLKVKNKNLIEEDVPIWAPDLWYLAPDGPNWAPGGTTSAPDDDANKDDDDDDDDDEEEEETTFDYTKEEKKKIHQLLYSMAKKKFSNIKKIDAPRNDPTLGLCKFLSRLYASNYDNYNRKDPTY
- the LOC118264546 gene encoding uncharacterized protein LOC118264546 isoform X4 — translated: MFKYFFNRQRRIKYHCPLTRSIEWCLWVLHCEMRALLAISLLLVCFMDQSYATFAEFMNNLPAEIVTAFSSAWDSITDVIKKPVRIKRLGPGGKLKTTTSTDEPINRHRRILMRTRTTPIIDHYEYTEAPTEGAKVTLPLLLAPTFQNYHEWSDLQKAYYTRHNLPRKLKVKNKNLIEEDVPIWAPDLWYLAPDGPNWAPGGTTSAPDDDANKDDDDDDDDDEEEEETTFDYTKEEKKKIHQLLYSMAKKKFSNIKKIDAPRNDPTLGLCKFLSRLYASNYDNYNRKDPTY